In Aliiglaciecola sp. LCG003, a genomic segment contains:
- a CDS encoding protein-glutamate O-methyltransferase CheR produces the protein MNTNELSHQDFVQFAQFLERQCGIVLSESKAYLVKSRLMPLVRQENQQDLSAMLKAVVTGRNSLLREKVIDAMTTNETLWFRDKYPFEILSKDLFQNLTSLNRKVRIWSAACSSGQEPYSIAMLVQEYKRQNPRAFPAGVEIVATDISADMLQKARLAQYDGLSLGRGLPDDLKQRYFTSLDNGSMQLARGVSSLVNFQELNLLGSFANLGRFDIVFCRNVLIYFSQQNKRKILQQIAASLQDNGILFLGASESISEVTDQFSMIRNNPGLYYQKKP, from the coding sequence CAATTTGCACAATTTCTTGAACGTCAATGTGGCATTGTATTGAGCGAAAGCAAAGCTTATTTGGTTAAAAGTCGTTTGATGCCTTTGGTGCGTCAAGAGAATCAACAAGACTTGTCAGCAATGTTGAAGGCTGTTGTAACCGGGCGCAACAGCTTGTTACGCGAAAAAGTCATTGACGCTATGACAACCAATGAAACCCTTTGGTTCAGAGACAAATATCCATTCGAAATTTTAAGCAAAGATCTTTTTCAAAATCTAACTAGCCTCAATCGCAAAGTCAGAATATGGAGTGCCGCCTGCTCATCAGGTCAAGAGCCGTATTCTATTGCTATGTTGGTGCAAGAATACAAACGGCAAAATCCGCGAGCGTTTCCCGCTGGTGTTGAGATTGTTGCAACAGATATATCTGCTGATATGTTACAAAAAGCAAGATTGGCTCAATATGACGGATTGTCATTGGGCCGAGGTTTGCCAGATGATTTAAAACAGCGTTATTTTACCTCTCTAGACAATGGCAGTATGCAACTTGCTCGTGGAGTAAGTTCTCTAGTTAACTTTCAAGAGCTTAATCTACTGGGTAGTTTCGCCAACTTAGGCCGCTTCGACATTGTATTTTGCCGCAATGTATTGATTTACTTCTCTCAGCAAAATAAGCGGAAAATACTGCAACAAATTGCCGCCTCCCTGCAAGACAACGGTATATTGTTCCTCGGTGCGTCAGAATCCATCTCTGAAGTAACGGACCAATTTAGTATGATACGTAATAATCCCGGCTTGTATTATCAGAAAAAACCTTAG
- the flgC gene encoding flagellar basal body rod protein FlgC, producing MSLFRVMDIASTGMSAESLRLNTTASNIANANSVSSSYDETYKARHPVFAAELQRATEGAAQGAGVQVLGVVESQKPLQIEYSPGHPMADQNGYIYKSNVNVVEEMADMMSASKAYETNVQLADTTKRIFRRVLQLGQGQ from the coding sequence ATGAGTTTATTTAGGGTTATGGATATTGCTTCTACAGGCATGAGTGCAGAAAGCCTCAGGTTAAACACCACAGCCAGTAATATAGCAAATGCAAATAGTGTCAGCAGCAGTTACGACGAAACTTATAAAGCACGCCACCCGGTCTTCGCCGCTGAATTACAAAGAGCAACAGAAGGTGCGGCGCAAGGGGCTGGAGTACAGGTGCTAGGTGTAGTTGAAAGCCAGAAACCTTTGCAAATTGAATACAGCCCAGGTCATCCAATGGCCGATCAAAATGGCTATATATACAAGTCGAACGTCAATGTCGTCGAAGAAATGGCTGACATGATGTCTGCATCCAAAGCCTATGAAACGAATGTGCAACTTGCAGATACAACCAAAAGAATATTCAGACGAGTGCTGCAATTAGGCCAAGGTCAATAA
- the flgB gene encoding flagellar basal body rod protein FlgB produces the protein MAISLDKLVGLHHKAMTVRTNTMEVIAGNLANANTPGYKARGIDFQKAMQSAQHDRQQSMSRTHDKHFEGRMQSQAQLEYRIPLQADTGDGNTVEVQAERNNFLENGMRYQAGIQFLNGKIKGMKKALSGGQGQ, from the coding sequence ATGGCAATCAGCTTAGATAAATTGGTGGGTTTGCACCACAAAGCAATGACAGTACGGACCAATACGATGGAAGTCATTGCTGGCAACCTCGCTAATGCCAACACGCCTGGCTATAAAGCCCGGGGGATAGATTTCCAAAAAGCAATGCAATCCGCCCAGCATGATCGTCAGCAATCTATGTCTCGCACGCACGACAAGCATTTTGAAGGTCGTATGCAATCCCAAGCTCAACTCGAGTATCGTATCCCGCTACAAGCCGATACAGGCGATGGAAATACCGTCGAAGTGCAAGCAGAACGGAACAATTTTTTGGAAAACGGTATGCGCTATCAAGCAGGCATTCAGTTTTTAAATGGAAAAATTAAAGGTATGAAAAAAGCGTTATCTGGAGGACAAGGGCAATGA
- a CDS encoding flagellar hook assembly protein FlgD: MDVTKNTGLDPNLYLQPDAVPVDDGSNQRLSQEDFFAILTEQLANQDPTKPVDNDQMVSQMTSFTISEGITDLNSKFDEFATSMTSNQALQASSLIGQDVLLAGNVGYLNNAGDGISGVVITDKTTQELEITIESEIGEVIKTISAGIQSAGNIEFNWDGTDANGNVLPAGNYVVRAQGIQLGESTTLPTAINRNVDSVSLAGNNNGVILNLDGETSVNLSEVIQIGG, translated from the coding sequence GTGGACGTAACAAAAAATACGGGTTTGGATCCAAACCTCTATCTGCAACCGGATGCGGTTCCAGTAGATGACGGCAGTAATCAAAGACTGTCCCAGGAAGACTTTTTTGCCATCTTGACCGAGCAGTTGGCAAATCAGGACCCGACCAAACCTGTGGATAATGATCAAATGGTTTCGCAAATGACCAGCTTTACTATCTCAGAAGGTATCACTGATTTAAATTCTAAGTTTGACGAATTTGCTACTTCGATGACTTCAAACCAAGCGCTGCAGGCCTCCAGTCTTATCGGTCAAGACGTGTTGCTAGCAGGGAATGTGGGCTACTTGAACAATGCCGGTGATGGTATCTCAGGTGTTGTCATCACGGATAAAACAACCCAAGAATTAGAGATAACCATTGAAAGCGAAATAGGTGAGGTGATTAAAACCATCTCTGCAGGCATACAGTCAGCTGGCAATATTGAGTTTAATTGGGATGGTACTGATGCAAACGGCAATGTTTTGCCTGCTGGCAACTATGTTGTTAGAGCACAAGGTATCCAGTTAGGTGAATCAACCACCTTACCTACAGCGATCAATCGCAATGTAGATAGTGTCAGTCTGGCAGGCAATAACAACGGTGTCATTTTAAATTTGGATGGCGAAACAAGTGTTAATTTGAGTGAAGTCATTCAAATCGGCGGG